AACGAATTTCTTGCGTTTACGAGACAGCGTAGAAGGCTTGGTGTGCTTGAATCGTTGTTCATTTGAATTCACGGCCAGAAAATTGCGAAGGTTTGAGTAGAAAGTTTTAAACCTTCTGAAATTGTGCAATTTGAATTACGCTATTGGATAATACTTTTAGGAAATATCAACACTTCGAAACAATATTTATTGTGCGAAAAGCAAGTTTGGGTTTAAAACGTATGGAAcggaaaacaaacttaaaaggTGTGAAACCTCTTGGCTAAACTCGACGGGAACTTGTAGTCGAAAGTGAAACCGTACATGTCTTGTTATGGTCACATGAGGATTGATAACATTTTGATTAACCACGGTAGCTCGTTAATTAGGAATATAGGAAGGACTGGCGCCCGCGATATGCTGTAATATGGTAACGATTGCCTTGTATACCTAACTCTTACTTTTTAGAGCAACACTTTGTCTGGAAATTATTTCCCATGGATGCCAAATCTTTCGCTAAGAGAAACGAGGGAAAAAACTGAAccaaacaaaaaagggaaaCCACAATTAAGCAaagcaatttaaaagaaaaaacaaacataaacaagCAAAACATCGCTTATTTATCTCCAATTCCACTTTTCCGTCAATTATTCTCGTAGGAAACATAACAATAAAGGGGCAGGAAAAACATAGAAAGGTAATGGCAAATGATTCATAATTAAAGCAATACTGAAAGCATATATGATATATAAATTATGACTTAAGAAAACTGGTTAACTCGTATGAGGAGGGCAAATTACTGATTAAATAAATGACTGTCTGcctaactgactgaccaactgattgattgacagatTTCAAAATCTGGAAGATTGACTGAAAGATTGGCAAACGTGGCTGATTGATTCATTATTTGAGCccatgtttatttatttggtcCATTTAGAGGTGTCATATTCtggaaatgtacagaaaactTAACccaaagaagatgaaagatttTCAGGTAATGCAGTTTGATAATGATTTTGCTTTTCCAGAATAGACGACACGAAAActgctttaaattttattgtagCCGGTAGCGAAAAAAAGCGAGGCACAATATCGCGATACAATACTTTAAAGAATGGCTCCACGCTACGCAAGTAAACTAACCCGTAAACTCAATTGCTACAAGCTGTTTAAGAACTCGAATGAAATCCGAATCATCGGGCGTGCCAGCCATATACATGTCGGGTATTCAAAGTATGCATCTACAGTATCAAAAGATTTCGCAACATTAAAAATTTGCCATTAGCtggatttaaccctttagctctcATAAGTGataaagacagaatttctccttacaatatcaatacaatatcaagcaggcaagctACGATAataaagaacaatatcaattagggaaatATTAcctgatccaataccaaattctctgaactagcattaCAAGAATTAtgtagcagacagtaaggagaattacaaatgagatcttggaagttaaagtgTTCATGTAGTTTACCCAATCTCGAAGATTTTACTCTGTCAAAAACTAATGGCTCGTTACAACCTTTAAAACTTCAAGGGCAAAATTGATTgcaatgataaaaatgaaatataaaataaatcaCTCTAGGTATATATCTGCAAATAACTCTCCTTCGATTCTTATAAACAGGCCGCGTTCTCTTTACTCAAAAACATAACGTCGTCCAATACGAAGTATAACGGGATGCTCTCCACACTGGCTCTCGAGGACTTCTTGAGGAGACACATTCAAGCACGTTTGAACACTACAGCTACCAACATTTCCTTCTCAAGCGAAGTTGCAGGTAAACCttatgaagaaaatgatgatgaaaataaaaaaaacaaaacaaaaaaaaaaccaagcaaaaaaaaattaactttacgGCTCCACTCAATGTCCACGCAGGCTTGTCCCTTGTAGCCCTCagccattttttcctttttccgtCTTGAATAATTTAGTTACTTAGCTTATCCTTTGTTCCAAATAGGTAGTGTTACTTAATTTATAAACTAAATTCTACAAAATGATGTCTTTCTTCTTACCTGATATTGAGGAAAATGAAGTAATTATTGGAAAATTTTACTGGATGAGTCTTACTTTAAGCTGGGACAAGACCAATCGCACTCaagaaaatttgattgaaaatatatGGGGCTTAATATTCTACTATCGGACTAAATCGACACCCTAAAAACACGTATATCTAAATAGTCTTGAGATTAcatggatttctttttttttttctgtataacCCGTCATCGTAGATGTTTTTGCCAGTCGCCCTCACCGGGACAGGGGCAAAAAATTTCGTTTTGCTGATCCCGAAAACGAAAACTTCGTGGAAATTTCATATCGAAACGCCCAAGAGAATTGTGAGTATGTTAAGGCGTAATCTCAGTCAGTAATATCTGAACCCctgagtaaaatttttttgttatccGATGGCAGTGATATCATGGCGGAAGAGATAGATCGAGAAATAGgtgtgaagaaaagaaaaggaaaaacaaaaacaaaaacaaaaacaaaaaaacacagacTTATCTTTGAAATCGAGCCTTAAACAATTCCACGGTGCAGTTCTGCCAAACATAGAATAAGAAAAGAGAGgaagtaaacaaaatatcttCGACCATATTTGAACCTTTTTTAACACACCATGGGGGGGAGAGAGGATCAGTGGCTGCCTACAGAGTaaaggaggggaggggttgAACTATAGAAAATTGGCTGCCAATCAACCCCTGTGAGGGGGAATTAgttaaattcacaatcaaaacccTCTGACAGCCCCTACACCAGGCGATAAATATTGACCGTTACCTTAGTtatcatttcattcaatttaacTCCATCAAGGCTCAATGGTTGTAGGAGTAATGTACAAAAATCTCACCGAGCTGTTTATATCAGACAAGAAGACCAGAGGAACCAACAAAAAGAGGTTTGTATTTCAGcagtaacaaaatcaaatacGTTTGTTAAATCAAAGTATGAAGactacagtaaaaaaaataatgataaataaaaaactaaaaaaaaaacctgcctCGTGGTTTTAAATTATTGTCTCTTTTCAAAAACCAAGGCCCAGAAGTAAAGGTGAGCAAACATTGACAACTTTTGCACGAGATCTTGatacattttacaaattttttttgtttcgaatAAATgcatttacatatttatttgcttcaaagctatttaaaatttcatttagtatttttttgttgtttttgttgtcagGGAGCTGAACTCCATAATCATGTCCGTTGAAATATACCCTGAGCCTGCAGATGTATTACTGGAGAACGTCACCTTGGTTTTTAAACACATAAAGGTATCTACATCACCTCTACAATGAAAGGAGTTCACATCCCCCTTGTAAACCTTGTTCAATCTATAGCTTTCTCTATGACAGTTTGCCTGACACGCGAAACATCGCTCTATAATCtctatacggtggccaatttacatcatcaactcaggtgataacGCTCAACCATCTCATGATATTAAGCTTGTGTATAAAAATCTTAGATTTCAAACTTTATATTTCCCATCAAGGGATTATAGAGTTTATGATATCTTGTTGCTATAAACTTCCTCTTGATTCGtactttttaaattcattttaggCCGGTGGAAGAAGCAGAGAGTGTGTATTCTGGGACATGTTTGGAGATGGGTAAGGCTCGCTATTTTCGGCCGAAATTTACTTCTTGCACAATTACACGAGATGTCTTTCTACACCTACATGTATTGTGTTGGCCATTTAGAGAGCTTTATTATATTCTATACCCTGGAACTACAATAAAccacatcaatttttttttttcgtataaaGCCCCGAGGGTTGGTCAGCGCAAGGATGTTTCACCAGAATCATCAGCGAATCCCAAACGGAATGCAAGTGCAATCATTTAACTCACTTTGCTGTTCTAATGGATACTACTGCAAGTAAAGATGAAAATAGTACAACGGATACAAAGGTATGAGTTTCATTTAGTGTTCTTTCCATGGTGCATAATTGTATTAGTTGTCAGTATGTATCATGTCAACTTTATACTTTAATCAAACAAGGTACTTGCAAAGAAAATGCATTTGTAGTGTTAGTACTTCAAAAACCTTTGCTGTACAATTCGTTTGCTTGACATAAAAATTGGCCATTATAAAGTGTTTCCAAAACATTCAGTTAGGAGTGCTGTGgcttgaaagaaagaacaccCCTAAAAGTGTGTTGGGTCAATTGCACTCAGATACACTCAAGGAAGTGTATTTTTAGTTACTATCTGCCACTTATAAGGAGGTTCATGTGACACCCTGATTCCTATGAGCTTGGAATGTTCACTAAAAAATCAGTCTTTTTCGAAGTGCCCCTGAAGTTCAGGAGCATGGTTTTACGCTAAAGAAGTCCATTTAAAATGAAGGTCGTGTATTTCAATTGACTTCAAAGGAAGATGACAGGATATTAACAGTTCTTACACGTGTTGGGATGGCTCTATCGCTGGCTGGAGTTTCTGTAACAATCATCAGCTATATACGGCTAACGTAGGTCTACTTTAGTTATATGGTATAACTTGCGAACTAAAAATTGCTCAAGgtattggtcaatttagcatGAAGGATGTGGTCTTTTTTATTGTGTCGTCTGATAGTCCAGGTGAGAGTAAAGAACCTTTTGGTTGACAAAGACTGACGTGTAATCAACCTGAATAAACCTGGGAGGTAGGGTAACCTGACAGTGGTTTCAAACATTCTGTCGGTCAAATTAACTAAACTGAGACAAAATAGCCcacaaatttaaaaaggaagTCAGCTATGAAATTTGCACAAGGTAGACAGAGAGTTAAGAGCGAAGGACATCACCAGCACATTAGATATGAATTTATTGAGGTaagttttctcttccttcattTCCTTAGTTGAATCttcttccttttggttttcACATTTCCTAACACGTCTATTTGTTTTGGGCTTCTGTAGAGACAGGCAAGCACCCATGTCCCATATTCGAGTGGGACTAACATCTTGCATTGGAGCTGGACACATTGTCTTCTTTGCTGGGATTGATGCCACAGAAAACAAGGTGAGAGTTGGAGCAGAATGTTTTACatctttattacacccattttgaaatcactggtggtccctgtaatctgactGGCTCTAATTAGTGCGATTTATgcacgaatcgcaccatttcttgttttaaatcacatctttttcccagccaatgagaagGCTAcgctaaaaacaaaacatccaaacagatttcaaggcttgtttaaagtaaccaatcaaattgaagtaaaatttgAGTCAAAGAGTATCACGTGgtaaattttccttcttttgtttcctAAACTGTTACTTTTTCCctccaaaaaatggatgaatttaatttcaaaccagctcagtactgcatcaataaaatattttaatttaccaagtcctgtatttgagcgatttcaaaatggatataataaagatgtaattgaacctcgtgtcgtgcaattttggtctgaaatcatacttgtgatttcaaatccaACTCGTgctgcgcgctcgttcaattCTGAAATCACGcctatgatttcagcccaagttgcactccactcagttcaattaaCATTATTTATccttcagtgtttttttttttttttttaagataaacTGGATTGggctgtttcttttttctgataaaTTCTTGCTTATCAGTACATCAGCCTATTGATGATGATTCCTTACAGGCTGCCTGTGTCACAGTTGCTGCTCTCATGCAGTACTTCCTGATGGCAGCTTTCTGCTGGATGCTTGTCGAGGGAGCTTACATTTACTTATTTGTTGTAAAGGTGTACAACATCAACTATAAAATCTGTCGCTTTCATGGCCTTTGTTGGGGTAAGTAAAGCTACTTCTTAAGATGTGACAATATTGAATCCTATTGAAAACCAGGCCACTATCATAAATCTAATAAAGCAAAGCAGTTTTCAACcgaaacatatatatatatatatagatatatatacaATGGTGTTTTTCCTTAGTTTTATGCTTTTATGCAATGTTTCAATACAAAAGTCGGATTGACCATCAATACTAACCATAAAATAGTCaattattaaatgaataattattatttatgatAAAGCGAAAATAATGTcattaaactattttaaaaagtagATATCGTGGCACTAGCAATTATCTagtatttgtttttgtcaacCGTACCAGCTTTATTAATTGCGCACTTTTGTTTTAGGACTTCCTGCGGTTATAGTTACTGCATCTTTAGGTATCGTTGCAGGAGAAGATGGAATCGAGAATTATGTTAGTGATCAGTAgtaagtttgaaattttacctACTACATCCTCTCTATGGACCCGGAAGTATCGCTGCGGATATGTGCCATATGTGCCAGCCACCTGAACGGAGAAGAACCAGGGGAAGGGTTGTGAGCTCCCCTCTGGTAATCTTCTTCACGTCGAATGTGTGGATCGAAACTAAGtcctctatctttttttttttcttcctttggcctttctctcttttcaatttctatTCCTTGTTTTATTGATACATTTATCCATTCatccattgttttctttttgttctaaaCCCCAAGCTGCTGGATATCttcaagaaacaaaatcatctggatttttgtttcctttgttggaCTAATCGAAATTGTATGTGTtgaaacttctttttaaaaaatatttagcactTAAATCTAAAATATATTTCGATATGTCTTGTCAGATTTCCAATAAGTCTATCAGAGTCTTCCTTCGTCAACATTCCACAAAAAATGCCAAAACATAAACGAAAGTGGTCAATCTCATCCCGTTCACAGATCCTCCTTTGGTTTTAAGTAAGGCATCATGATCCAGTCaaggatttcttttttctttttataaaggAGAAACAGACAGGAGGAATCTATTGATCCATCCACTAAACCACAAAGTGTCTTGAGAACGAATTTATATTCCCAAAGCTGTATAATAGCAAATGGCTTAGGGACTTAAACTATTAGAcctatttttcaaaatgtactCCAGTTACTTCCCATACTCTTGTGCCAAAACATTTCTTATTGAAAATCCTAATTAGTGGAGTCGACATCACTCTTAGCTGCCGCCCCTTTTTCCCGCTTCTgtcctctttttttctcatattttatACCATTCCTGATGGACAatatacaaaaattaaataacatgtTTTCCTATTATTGCTTGTAAAGATTAATATAGCGATCCTCGTGCGAGTTATCAAGGAAATTATCACAATCCAACATGTGAAAGACAACCAGAGTGAGCAGATCAGGTAGGATGAACATTTCCCTCTTCCTATGAATCACACGATCCTTTCAACAAAGCTGTTCCCAACAGAATGCCAGATACTTGACACAAATGAACTTCATAATGGTATAGCACATTATTGAGTATTGTAGCTCCGTTGTTGGACGTCCGATTGCGAAATCCGACGGTCTGGGGTTTGTTTCCCTGAGGAATCGAGTTTTCAGGTTGAATACAAAtctctttttctccttcagGGTTGGTGTTCGAGCATGCGTGGTGTTGACTCCGTTGCTTGGAGTTACGTGGCTGATTGGTTTCTTGTCGCCGTTGCACATTGCGTTTTCTTACATGTTTGTCATCCTAAACTCTACACAGGTAAAGTACAAAGCTAAGGGCTGATACGCCTGAGGTGCTACTTCTAGAGGAATGTTAAGGCGTATTTCCAAGAAGATGATtatcaaactttcaaaatgagTAAGGTGTAACTCAGATTAACTTTCTGATTCAGAAAGTTTAAAGTTAATGTTAAGCACAGAGAGGACTTAAAGCGAGAAAATTAGTTAAATTAGGTTGTGATGGCCTATCTCTAAAACTATAGACCTGCTAAAACCTCTGAAGTACCAAGATGCCATTAATTCTTAGCCGATAGCCGATAGAAAAgaatgactgaaaataaaaagaagtgtGGGACCGTTAATTTTACGAGAAGACTCTTtattcatgatgaaaaaaacagaaaaataaccctttaactcccatgagtgatcaagacagaatttttccttacaatattaatatagtatcaagcagacaggtcatgagaatgaagaaaaacattaattagggtattactagttgatccaataccaaattctc
The sequence above is a segment of the Pocillopora verrucosa isolate sample1 chromosome 5, ASM3666991v2, whole genome shotgun sequence genome. Coding sequences within it:
- the LOC136281324 gene encoding adhesion G protein-coupled receptor L4-like, yielding MFGDGPEGWSAQGCFTRIISESQTECKCNHLTHFAVLMDTTASKDENNDRILTVLTRVGMALSLAGVSVTIISYIRLTDRQAPMSHIRVGLTSCIGAGHIVFFAGIDATENKAACVTVAALMQYFLMAAFCWMLVEGAYIYLFVVKVYNINYKICRFHGLCWGLPAVIVTASLGIVAGEDGIENYVSDQYCWISSRNKIIWIFVSFVGLIEIINIAILVRVIKEIITIQHVKDNQSEQIRVGVRACVVLTPLLGVTWLIGFLSPLHIAFSYMFVILNSTQGFSIFFFHCLRNSEIRERFKRRLRQARPSRLHKIKPQM